A segment of the Mesorhizobium sp. CAU 1732 genome:
AGACGAACGGGTCGATGCCGGTCGCGGCATGGGCGCCGGCGGCGAGCGCGTCGGCGGCCTGCTCGGCCTTCTGATCCTGGAATGCGAGCCGTACGGCGGCCGCCGCCTGCTCAAGCTGGGCGATCGCCCGATCGAGTGCAGTGCTCTCTTCCATCACGCACCTCCCTTGGACTTGGATGCGGCGGGTTTCTTCGCGGCGGGTTTGTCGGACGCCGCCTTCTTGCGCGGCGCAGCCGTCTTCGGGGCGGCGTCGAGACCGGGCTCGGTGCCCTTCGCAGCCTTGGCGATGGCGGGCTCGGCGGGAGCCGGAGCGACTGATGCGGCGGCGGCTGCGAAGTTCACATGAACCACCTTGCCGCCATGGGTCAGAAGCGTCGCCTTGACGAGTTCGTCATCCGGGCTGACCACGACGCTCTTCGTCTCCTTGTCGACCATCGTCTCGAGGAAGGCGAAGAGGTTTCTTGCGTAAAGCAGCGAGGCCGAGGCGGCGACGCGGCCCGGCATGTTCAGATGGCCGACGATGCACACGCCGTTGGTCGTGGTGACGACACGGCCGGCGACCGCGCCCTCGACATTGCCGCCGCGCTCGACCGCCAGATCGACGATCACTGAGCCGGGCTTCATCGAGGCGACCATCGCGGCGGACACGAGCTTCGGCGCGGGACGGCCGGGAATGAGCGCCGTGGTGATGACGATGTCCTGCTTGGCGATGTGTTCGGCGGTCAGTGCCGCCTGCTTGGCCTGATACTCCCTGGACATTTCCTTGGCGTAGCCGCCGGCCGTTTCCGCCGCCTTGAATTCCTCGTCCTCGAC
Coding sequences within it:
- a CDS encoding NAD(P) transhydrogenase subunit alpha — encoded protein: DAELKSYKSGAIVLATMDPYGNDAALGAMARAGISAFSMEFMPRITRAQSMDVLSSQANLAGYQAVIDAAAEYDRALPMMMTAAGTVPAAKVFVMGVGVAGLQAIATARRMGAVVTATDVRPAAKEQVASLGAKFLAVEDEEFKAAETAGGYAKEMSREYQAKQAALTAEHIAKQDIVITTALIPGRPAPKLVSAAMVASMKPGSVIVDLAVERGGNVEGAVAGRVVTTTNGVCIVGHLNMPGRVAASASLLYARNLFAFLETMVDKETKSVVVSPDDELVKATLLTHGGKVVHVNFAAAAASVAPAPAEPAIAKAAKGTEPGLDAAPKTAAPRKKAASDKPAAKKPAASKSKGGA